One Siniperca chuatsi isolate FFG_IHB_CAS linkage group LG5, ASM2008510v1, whole genome shotgun sequence DNA window includes the following coding sequences:
- the LOC122876800 gene encoding polyubiquitin-like, whose amino-acid sequence MEITVTIQDGTSHTLTVAPQDTVGSLKNLIQEKLQVPLQDQKLVFVSGQNTTLSDDSKTVSEYGLQSGSQVSLLVTQPDTIQVFFRNDKGKSSVYDIKPDKTVTDFTQKVGSREKVPVNELYLVHKGKQMTEGKLSDYDVKAGSTIYMCLRLRGV is encoded by the coding sequence ATGGAGATAACCGTCACGATTCAGGATGGGACGTCccacacactgactgtggcCCCACAGGACACAGTGGGCTCTTTGAAAAACCTCATCCAGGAGAAACTACAAGTTCCCCTTCAGGACCAGAAGCTGGTCTTTGTCAGCGGCCAGAATACAACTCTCAGCGACGACTCAAAGACTGTCAGCGAATACGGCTTACAGTCTGGCTCCCAGGTGTCTCTGTTGGTGACCCAGCCGGATACCATCCAGGTGTTCTTCAGAAACGACAAGGGGAAGAGCAGTGTCTATGACATCAAACCCGACAAGACTGTGACAGACTTCACGCAGAAAGTCGGGTCCAGAGAGAAGGTGCCGGTGAACGAGCTGTATCTGGTTCACAAAGGCAAACAGATGACGGAGGGTAAGCTGTCCGACTACGACGTCAAAGCGGGGAGCACCATCTACATGTGTCTCCGTCTGAGAGGAGTCTGA
- the tti2 gene encoding TELO2-interacting protein 2 isoform X2, whose protein sequence is MELSSLLHDLHLSPASSSSSEKPLPSPALPPITELLSRLQEKLIGASTDSETSSLIGRVEQLFQTADPHWLFSPVSANQDDGWAGLRAAYSSLVSALIGCAALPLCEDDCGSLPAAAYQSVPTRAGPVCSALRALLGTLGDWEAGGGARGGRTGLLLTVAPPICVFAVTHFQDQAWTSSSSRAAAQSLQGALLRAGGWRDSPHLLMGDGSQDKAEEGGGGRSRGILGGILDVLQPQLTKDSWQRCEAVKLVFAWTLLQVTRPSLSPHLPHLLPPSLLLSDHYRPENCMLGVRCLHHIVLNTPVLSCLLDLLLVLEKAPSSLAPSSSRRKPCRHDDVLRLVLTHMEAEHKVALRRVYASALPPYIDRMGVAVCRHLRRVERVVLGYLEIRDPPEETSRLKILEVLQKTTRAAWPRMASRVDVLLRCLLKLLLDVSSDSQLSDSVRQKLMNQTSLCVKLLDGCSQGTLQPLLQQVDSSCCSSEVLGCLATVTMTTER, encoded by the exons ATGgagctctcctctctgcttcatGACCTTCATCTCtcccccgcctcctcctcctcctcagagaaGCCCCTCCCCTCTCCCGCTCTTCCTCCAATCACAGAGCTCCTGTCCCGGCTGCAGGAGAAGCTGATTGGCGCATCCACAGACTCTGAAACGAGCTCCCTGATTGGTCGTGTGGAACAGCTCTTCCAAACAGCAGATCCCCATTGGCTGTTCTCCCCAGTCTCAGCCAATCAGGATGACGGCTGGGCGGGGCTTCGGGCGGCGTACAGCTCTCTGGTCagtgctctgattggctgcgcAGCTCTGCCGCTCTGTGAGGACGACTGCGGCTCTCTGCCCGCTGCGGCCTATCAGAGCGTCCCGACCCGAGCCGGACCAGTATGCTCCGCCCTCAGAGCGCTGCTGGGAACTCTGGGAGACTGGGAGGCAGGGGGCGGAGCCAGAGGAGGTCGGACTGGTCTGCTGCTGACTGTGGCTCCTCCCATCTGCGTGTTCGCTGTCACACATTTCCAG GATCAGGCGTGgaccagctcctcctccagagCGGCGGCACAGAGcctgcagggggcgctgctgAGGGCGGGGGGCTGGAGGGACTCGCCCCACCTCCTGATGGGGGACGGGAGTCAGGACAAAgcggaggaggggggaggagggaggagcagaggaatTCTGGGAGGAATCCTGGACGTCCTGCAGCCTCAACTGACCAA ggaCTCGTGGCAGCGTTGTGAAGCAGTGAAGTTGGTGTTTGCTTGGACTCTCCTGCAG gtgactcgcccctctctctcccctcatctgccccacctcctccccccctccctcctcctcagcgACCACTACAGACCAGAGAACTGCATGCTGGGAGTTCGCTGTTTGCACCACATCGTGCTCAACACG ccggTCCTGTCGTGTCTGTTGGACCTGCTGTTGGTTTTGGAGAAGGCCCCCTCCTCTCtcgccccctcctcctcccgcAGGAAGCCCTGTCGCCATGACGACGTGCTGCGTCTGGTCCTGACGCACATGGAGGCGGAGCACAAGGTGGCGCTGCGACGCGTCTACGCCTCCGCTCTGCCTCCGTACATAGACAG GATGGGCGTGGCGGTGTGCAGACACCTGCGGCGGGTGGAGCGGGTGGTGCTGGGATACCTGGAGATCAGAGACCCACCTGAGGAGACGAGTCGACTGAAGATCCTGGAGGTGCTGCAGAAAACCACCAGAGCAGCCTGGCCACG GATGGCGTCTCGTGTTGACGTGTTGCTGCGTTGCTTGTTGAAATTGCTGCTCGACGTCTCTTCAGACTCTCAGCTCAGTGATTCAGTCAGACAGAAGCTGATGAATCAAACGTCTCTCTGCGTCAAACTGCTGGACGGCTGCTCACAGGGAACGCTCCAG cctcTCCTCCAGCAGGTcgacagcagctgctgcagctctgaggTGCTCGGTTGCCTGGCGACAGTAACTATGACGACAGAGAGGTGA
- the tti2 gene encoding TELO2-interacting protein 2 isoform X1 — protein sequence MELSSLLHDLHLSPASSSSSEKPLPSPALPPITELLSRLQEKLIGASTDSETSSLIGRVEQLFQTADPHWLFSPVSANQDDGWAGLRAAYSSLVSALIGCAALPLCEDDCGSLPAAAYQSVPTRAGPVCSALRALLGTLGDWEAGGGARGGRTGLLLTVAPPICVFAVTHFQDQAWTSSSSRAAAQSLQGALLRAGGWRDSPHLLMGDGSQDKAEEGGGGRSRGILGGILDVLQPQLTKDSWQRCEAVKLVFAWTLLQVTRPSLSPHLPHLLPPSLLLSDHYRPENCMLGVRCLHHIVLNTPAADLRQFNRAEVLYQALFKHLYTTEAAVIQPVLSCLLDLLLVLEKAPSSLAPSSSRRKPCRHDDVLRLVLTHMEAEHKVALRRVYASALPPYIDRMGVAVCRHLRRVERVVLGYLEIRDPPEETSRLKILEVLQKTTRAAWPRMASRVDVLLRCLLKLLLDVSSDSQLSDSVRQKLMNQTSLCVKLLDGCSQGTLQPLLQQVDSSCCSSEVLGCLATVTMTTER from the exons ATGgagctctcctctctgcttcatGACCTTCATCTCtcccccgcctcctcctcctcctcagagaaGCCCCTCCCCTCTCCCGCTCTTCCTCCAATCACAGAGCTCCTGTCCCGGCTGCAGGAGAAGCTGATTGGCGCATCCACAGACTCTGAAACGAGCTCCCTGATTGGTCGTGTGGAACAGCTCTTCCAAACAGCAGATCCCCATTGGCTGTTCTCCCCAGTCTCAGCCAATCAGGATGACGGCTGGGCGGGGCTTCGGGCGGCGTACAGCTCTCTGGTCagtgctctgattggctgcgcAGCTCTGCCGCTCTGTGAGGACGACTGCGGCTCTCTGCCCGCTGCGGCCTATCAGAGCGTCCCGACCCGAGCCGGACCAGTATGCTCCGCCCTCAGAGCGCTGCTGGGAACTCTGGGAGACTGGGAGGCAGGGGGCGGAGCCAGAGGAGGTCGGACTGGTCTGCTGCTGACTGTGGCTCCTCCCATCTGCGTGTTCGCTGTCACACATTTCCAG GATCAGGCGTGgaccagctcctcctccagagCGGCGGCACAGAGcctgcagggggcgctgctgAGGGCGGGGGGCTGGAGGGACTCGCCCCACCTCCTGATGGGGGACGGGAGTCAGGACAAAgcggaggaggggggaggagggaggagcagaggaatTCTGGGAGGAATCCTGGACGTCCTGCAGCCTCAACTGACCAA ggaCTCGTGGCAGCGTTGTGAAGCAGTGAAGTTGGTGTTTGCTTGGACTCTCCTGCAG gtgactcgcccctctctctcccctcatctgccccacctcctccccccctccctcctcctcagcgACCACTACAGACCAGAGAACTGCATGCTGGGAGTTCGCTGTTTGCACCACATCGTGCTCAACACG cctGCTGCAGATCTTCGTCAGTTCAACAGAGCAGAAGTTCTCTACCAGGCGTTATTCAAACACCTGTACACCACAGAGGCTGCTGTCatacag ccggTCCTGTCGTGTCTGTTGGACCTGCTGTTGGTTTTGGAGAAGGCCCCCTCCTCTCtcgccccctcctcctcccgcAGGAAGCCCTGTCGCCATGACGACGTGCTGCGTCTGGTCCTGACGCACATGGAGGCGGAGCACAAGGTGGCGCTGCGACGCGTCTACGCCTCCGCTCTGCCTCCGTACATAGACAG GATGGGCGTGGCGGTGTGCAGACACCTGCGGCGGGTGGAGCGGGTGGTGCTGGGATACCTGGAGATCAGAGACCCACCTGAGGAGACGAGTCGACTGAAGATCCTGGAGGTGCTGCAGAAAACCACCAGAGCAGCCTGGCCACG GATGGCGTCTCGTGTTGACGTGTTGCTGCGTTGCTTGTTGAAATTGCTGCTCGACGTCTCTTCAGACTCTCAGCTCAGTGATTCAGTCAGACAGAAGCTGATGAATCAAACGTCTCTCTGCGTCAAACTGCTGGACGGCTGCTCACAGGGAACGCTCCAG cctcTCCTCCAGCAGGTcgacagcagctgctgcagctctgaggTGCTCGGTTGCCTGGCGACAGTAACTATGACGACAGAGAGGTGA